The genomic stretch ATCAGGGACGGGAAGCCCGCCTCCCCGGTTTCAAGCAAGGCCTTCAGCCTTTGGACCACCGGATGAAAACGGTGCTGAAAATCGACCTGGGTAACTACCCCTGACTTTTCTGCGGCGTGTAGCATCCTTTGTGCTTTTTCCAGGTCAAGAGCAAGTGGTTTCTCCAGGAAAAGATGAATCCTCCGCTGTGCCGCGTCCTCAACCTCCCCGCGATGAGCTCCCGGCGGCAGACATACAACGAGAGAGTCCAGTTTTTCCTGATCGAGCATTCTGCAATAATCAGTATAGACAGGGATTTTCTTGTCCAGACGGGAAACCAGGGTTTCGGCGCTCTTCAGACTGCGGGAGCAGACTGCGGTAATATCGGCCAAACCGCTGGTTTCCGCGTTTAATGCGTGGGCGGCACCCATGGATCCGGCACCGATAACGGCACAGCGAAGTTTGTCCATATTACCCTCCCCCATGCTCAGAACCTGCGACAGGAAAAACTACACCGAGTTTGACGGTTCGGGAGGGATTCTTCATGGTCAGTTTGTACTCCTCCCGCAAGTCCGCGAAGGGAACAATCCGGTCGATTATAGAGAATCCCTGAACATGGCCTTGTTCAATCAAATGCAGGCACTCCTCTTCTATGCGCATCGCGTCCCAGCGGGGTTGCTCCCTGTTTGGATCGCTGGTCGCGCGGGAAAAAAGAATCTGCGGACAGTTCATGTGGGCTTCGGCGCCCAGATCCAATCCTGCAGGATACGGCGGGGGAAAAGCGCCGCAGACAACGGTACCGCCGAAGGCGATTCCCCGCAGGGCTTCCTGCAGCGCCTGGCTGGAGCCGGACACCTCGACAGCCGCATCCACCCCCCGGCCCCGGGTAAGGAGTTTCAATCTGCGGCCCACGTCCTCTGCTGTCGGATCCAGTGCCTCCGAAGCCCCCAGCAATAAGGCCGCGGAACGGTACTGACGGGAGAAAAAGTTTCTCAGCTTTCTGCGGGGGAACTCTTCTGCTACTTCCCGGAACAACCCCTGCACTACATAGCGGATTCCGCAGATCCCTGGACCTTTGCCTGGGTCGGGTTCACCGGAAAAAGGGCCGGGGAAATTCTTCGCCGTTCCGCAGCAGGGACTTCGCCTGTTATCTACAGCCACCCGTCGCCGGAACGAATGGAGGGTCTTTTTGAATCCCTCTTTTGGCAGCAGAGCAGTCGAAAAACTGGATATGACCTGATTTCCGAGGGTATTCTGCTGGAACTCCTGGGAGAACTGTGTACTGAAACCCGCCGATTCCCTGCAGCGGAAGTCAGTGCCACTTCCCGGTATGACGATACCGGTGAGGGTCAGACCTTTTATGTAGAAAAGATGAAGCAGTTTATACAATCCAATTATCAGAACGCAATAACGGTGCAGCATGTGGTCGACTATATCGGAATCGATCGTTCCTATGCCTCCCGGATTTTCCACCGTATCGAGAACCGAACCATTCAGCGCTATTTAATCGACCTGCGTATGACCAGGGCAAGGCAGCTGCTGGAGGAAAAGAGCTTGTCTATCCTGAATGTCGCCCGCTCCGTGGGGTATCAGGATTACGCTACCTTCGAACGGCGATTCAGACAGGAGGCGGGATTCTCCCCCAGCGCCTTTCCGAAAGCCTGAACAGGTACGAAATCGGTACTTCTGTACTATTGTGGCGTGTAAATACCGGCTTTACTCTGATAGAAGGAACTCAACTGTTTCAAGGAGGTAGTGACGTGATGAAAAAGTTGACAGTAGGAATGCTTTTTTTACTTCTGCTGAGTGCGTTTGTGTGGGCTGGGGGCCAGGCAGCGGCACCGGCAGAAGCTGCAGATGCATCCGGGCCGGTTTCCATCGACTTCTGGACCACCGAGACCCAGTCGGACAGGATGGCCACCATCCAGGTGCTGATTGATACCTTTGAAGCCCTGAATCCGAATATATCCATCAACCTGGTAGCAGTAGACGAGAACGACATGCCCACCCAGCTGAACACAGCCGCTGCGGCCAATACCCTGCCGGCAATGATTGAATGTGCTGCAGAGAATGCCGTTGCTTTCGGCTCCGAAGGGCTGCTCAATGCGGAAGCCATTACTGGGGTAATCCAGGGTATAGGAAAAGAGAGGTTCTACTCCGGCACCCTGCGTCTGAACGAGACTGCTCAAAAAGGGATGTACTACGGGGTCCCCTATCACGGCTGGGTGCAGGGAATCTGGTACAGGGCTGACTGGTTTGAAGAAGCAGGGCTGAATCCGCCTTCCACCTGGAACGACATTCTTAAAGCCGCCGAGTATTTCTACAAACCCGCGGAAAACCAGTACGGTATTCTGGTGGGAACAAAGGCAGAAGCCTATGCCGAACAGTGTTTTACCCAGATAGCCATGGCCAACGGAGCCCAGCTCTTCGATGCCGATGGAAGGCTGATTTTCAATTCACCTGAAATGCGGGAGGCCGTTGAGTACTACGCAAAACTTGCAGAATACACTCCTCCCGGACCGCAAACCTGGCGCGCACGGGATTATTACCTGCAGGGCAAGATGGCCATGTTCTTCTATTCCACCTATATTATGGACGACCTGGCAATCGAAACAGCTGCCAGGGACTCCTTGACAAGCCAGAACTTCGAAGACCTGGCGGGCAAGAATTTCGACCCCGAGTTGGTACAGAATACACGGCTGGCTTCAATAATCAGGAATACCCAGAACTCGGGTTACGGAACAATCGTAAGTTTCGGGATTCCCGACCATGGAGACCAGGCCAGGATCGCGGCAGCACAGCGATTCATTCAGTATCTGTTTACTCCGAATGCCTATATAACCTGGCTTCATATGGCTCCGGGGGGTATGAATCCGGTTCTGAAGGCAATCCCAACCAACTCCCGCTTTCAAAACGATCCCAAGGGGATTTTCCAGCATTACGGTAAAGACAAGATGGCAGAAATCATCCAGGGGCTGGACAGCATAGAGACCTTCAGCATCGTAGAAGGTAAGCGCATGGCTGCTGCGAGCACCATCTATTCCAAGCAGATCATTCCTCAGATGCTGTACAAAATTACCCAGGAAGGAATGGACATAGATAAGGCGATGGAATGGGCCGAGGCTGAAATGAAAAAACTGATGTAAATCTTTTCGCGCAGGTGGAGACAGTATGAACATGCAGCAGATGCCGGCAACAAACAGACTGGATCTCAGACAGCGCGAAATCGTGCTGGGATGGTCACTTGTTCTGCCTTCGGTGCTGATCATCCTGGCACTTATTCTCTATCCGATTATCTACAACATATATCTCAGTTTTTTTGATGTGGCGCCCTTATCCGCGAACACCTACATTGGACTTGAAAACCATAAAAATGTTGTTCTTGATCCGGGTTTCTGGAACGCCATGGTTCTGACCATTGTCTATGTGCTTTTTACAACCCTGGGTACAACCCTGATGGGTCTCTTTGTGGCCCTGGTCATGAACAAGGAGTTTCCCTTGCGGGGCCTGGTGCGCAGTCTCATACTGTTCCCCTATGTAGCTCCGGTAATATCCGTGGTATTTGCCTGGCAGTTTATCTTTGACCCGGTGAACGGAATATTTATGGACATCGCCTATGAACGGCTGGGACTCTTTTCCAGCCGTTTCAACCTGATCGGTTCTCCCTCCACTGCTGTATGGGTAGCCATTATCTTCAGCATCTGGAAAAATTTTCCTTTTACCTATCTGATGATCCTTTCCAGACTCCAGGCCATCGATCAGAACCTGTACGAAGCTGCAGAGATAGACGGTGCTTCCGGCTGGCAGAAGTTCCGCTACATTACCCTGCCGGAGGTCTACTTTATCATGGGGGCTATTGTGCTGCTGCGCATGATATGGAACTTCAACAAGTTCGAGGAGATCTACCTGCTGACGGACAATGTACGGGTGCTCTCGGTCTATACTTACTTTAAAGCCTTTGTCGGGACCATGGAGCTTGGTCAGGGAGCATCGCTGGCGGTAATTCAATTCCTGCTGCTGCTCAGTTTTATCCTTTTTTATGTTAAGCGGGTACTGAAATGGTAAGTCATAAGAGTATTATCCGGCGAACAGGTTTTGCCCTCCTGGTGCTGGGAATTGTTTTCTTTAGTATTTTCCCCTTTATTCAGATGCTCTCAATCTCTCTAAAGTATCCCGGAGACTGGGGCAATCCGGATCTTATACCGGAAAAGATCAATCTTGAAGCCTACAAGGAGCTTCTTAATATCGGCCAGGGTGCGAAGAATGTTCCTGAATCCGTTATGAATCTTCTGAATGAAACACCTGACCTTACAAAGGCCCAGAGAGACGTCATTCTCCAGAAATATAAGAGTACCGGGGACGTTTTTCCTTTTCTGCGCTATTTTGCCAACTCATTCCTGCTCTCATTCTCGGCGGCTTTTGTTACTGCTATATTCGCCATCTTCGGCGCCTACTCCTTCAGCCGTCTGAGGTTCCCAGGTCGTTCCTTAATCCAGCGGGGGGTTTTATTCGTCTACATGTTCGGAGGGATTCTGCTTTTGATTCCCCTTTACAAAATGTTTGTCAGCATAGGCTGGATAAGCATTCCGCCGGGGGCATTCTTGAGTCTGTTGATAATCTATATTGTCCAGACCCTTCCGGTGTCTCTTTACATGCTGGGAAACTACTTTCGGACAATTCCCTTTTCCATTGAGGAGGCCGCGATGATTGAGGGGTCATCCAGATTCGGGACTATCTGGCGCATCATCATTCCCCTCTCTATTGCCGCCATAGCGACAGTCTTTATCTACTGTTTCATGATTGCCTGGAACGAATATCTTTTTGCTTCGGTTTTCCTGAAGAACTTCAAGGACCTCTACACCCTGCCCATGGGACTGAAGGCGCTTTTTAACTCGAAAAACGCCATATGGGACCGTATTATGGCGGCATCAGTGCTGACTGCCACACCTGTAATCATTCTTTTTATATCCATACAGAAGAATCTTGCCGGAGGAATGACCGCAGGGGGGGTAAAAGAGTAAGGGCTGTCCGCAAAACGGACAAGCCCCTGTTCATATAAAACTATGCGAGAAAATCAGCGTTTGGCACCGGTAAGAGCTTTTTCCGCCAGGGAGTAGAAATTACCGTAGGTAATTGTGGCTCCTGTAACTGCATCGGGGGCAGCTGTTTTCTGACTCTCCAGGAAGGCCTTCTCCACGGCCTGAGCCTGCTCGTGCCACTCGCTGGCCGCGTTGGAATTCGCTACCATGCCGTATTCACCATCCATGGACCGCTGCACCTTGTTGGTTCCGCCGTCTTCGGCTACAGCGTCCCAGTAAGCTGAAACTACGTAGCCCGAAGTTACCGTAAGATCGACAAAGTACTTCCAGCCGTTATGGAATTTGCCGTCCGATGCCGAGTAGGTACCATCCTTATAGGGACCATACCCAACCGGTCCCTTTTCCAGGGCCTCTGCCGCAAGCTCGTAAAACTCGTTGTAGTGAATGGTAGCCCCTGTTATGCTGTCGGGCATTTCGGTTGAAGGATTATCTTTAAAATACTCTTCTACAGCTTTTGCCTGGACATGCCAGTCCGCCTGGGCTCCGCCGTTCTGGACCATCGGGTAATTCCCCGCTTCGGAAACCGAAACCTTATCCGGTCCGGCATTAATATTTGAGCCGTTCCATACAACTTCTGCAATTTTTCCATCTTCGACCTTAAGAGTCACGTTGTATTTCCAGCCGCTTTTTGGAAATTCAGTCTGCTGGGCAAAATAGATGCCGTCTTCATAACTCGCGGCCTTTGATCCGCAGCTCACAAAAAGGGCCGCAAAGATTACCAGAACCCCGAGTGCCGCGGCGATTTTGATGATTTTTTTCATTAAAACCTCCAATCCCTTCATATCAATCTTTCAATATAGCCTGGATAATATACTATATTCTGCATTGTTTGTATATCTTTTTCTATATATCTTGAGGTTTTTATGAAGAATATTTTTCATTATCCGCTGAATTATAGTTTTTTTTCCGTAACTTTCACAAAAACGGAAATAATATCACATTAAACAGTTGACAGTATCTTTCTATATATATACTGTTATGTTATTATATACTTTTCCCTTGATATACTATTTAAGCGGAAACTGCAGCAAACAGGGGATCGAAAAAAGAATATTCTCCTCCGCTGTGCAAATCCTGGACAACAAGGCAAGGAGAAAAAGGAGAACCGCATGAAGATTTTCCGATTGATGGCAATCGCGCTGGTACTGATATTTGTACTTGGCGCCTGCAGCAGCGAAGCCGGTGCAGAAAAAGAAGACACAAGCGCCGAAGCTGCCGCACCGGCAAAAGGCATTACCCTGGAGAACGCTTTCTATTATACCCATGTAGACGGACATAAAAAGGAAACCCAGATCCCCGCAGTAGTCCTGTTTGAATATGAGCAGTTAAAGACTGTCCGGTACCAGGTAGCTTATATTGCCTGCACCTGCAGGGGGCCGGAGGTAAACTACTGGTCCGTTGCAAATGTGGAGATCAATAAGTCTGATCTTACCATTGACCATATCTCTTACTATGAGGATTCCACCGAACACTATGTAGCAGGTATGTACGGCGACAGCACCGAATCCTGGGACGGCACCCCGGTAAAAGAACTCTTTGACGGATTTATCCAGGACAACATCCTCGGCAAATCCGAATCTTATATCGATGACTACCAGCCCATGCATGGCAACGTTGATACCTACACCGGAGCAACGGTTACTCCCAACAACGCAATGCGTATGCTTCAGGGGCTTTTTGAGTATCACAAAGAACACTACAGCAACGACTAAACGGAGGAATTGAATTATGATGAAGAAAACAGCAGCAATCCTTATTACCCTGGTTTTGGCTCTGTCCATTGTTTCCTGCGGCAAGTCCGGCAACGCGGTCGGGCTTGCCGGAAACGAAGAGATCACCATGCAGAACATCGATCAGTATATCGATGCGGACGCCAGGTTCATCGACCTGCGGAATTTCGCGGATATGTTCAACGGCGGTTATATCGCGGGATTTGAGGTAGTGCCCTTTTTCCAGTACCTGGAGGGACGAGCCCTTGTTCGCAACAACGGTTGGGAGTTCTCTGAAGCTGATATTGTCGAAAAAGCAATGCTGGAAAACATCTTCGGATCCACGGAAGATGCAATTGTTCTGATGTGCGGATCAGGGACCCGGGCAGGCTACGTAAAAGACGCCCTTGAGAGCATTGGCTACACCAAAGTAATAAACGCCGGCGGTATCAGGGATTACAAAGGTGAGAACAAGATCCTTGGCGACGGATCCTACTCAGGCCAGATGGCCCTTCCCTCCGAAGTTACCATGGAGAATATTGACCAGTATCTGTATCGTGACGGAGCCAAGTATGTGGACTTGCGTAATGTTTCCGATATGTACACCGGAGGATACATTGACAGTTTTGAGCTTGTTTCCTTTTTCGAGTATCTCGAGGGTAACGCCCTTGTACGAAACAACGGCTGGGAATTCTCGGAGGCAGATGTTGCCGAAAAGGTGATTCTGGAGAACATCTTCGGCGACAAGGATCGCGAAGTATTCCTGATGTGCGGTTCAGGGACCAGGGCCGGCTATGTCAAGGATGCCCTTGAGAGTATCGGCTACACAAGCGTCTTCAATGTTGGCGGAATTCGGGACTACAAAGGGGACCACAAAGTCTTTGGCGACGAGTCTTTCAGCCTCAGCCTTAAATAGCATTTTGACCTCAAATAGACAGCCCGGAGTCCTGAATGGATTTCCGGGCTTTTTTTATTCCCTGATAACCAGTGAGTTAAAGATACCGAATGAATCTGCCTGTCCTTAACCGTGGTGATAGTTTTCGAAAGATTCTATTCCTTCACCGATCCGGCAAGAAGCCCGCGGATGAAATACTGTCCAAGCAGGATAAAGATCAACAAAACAGGCAGGGCGGCGAGAAAAGAACCCGCCATAGGGAGGTTCCAGCTGACTGCCTGCCCTCCCGCCAGCTGGGCGAGGCCGACAGTAACCGGCTGGGAGTCCTGGTTGGTCAGGGTGACGCCCCACAGAAACTCGTTCCAGATCTGGGTAAACTGCCAGATGCCGACGACTACGAATCCGGGAACTGACAGTGGAAGGAAGAGACGTCCGTACAGGAAGAAGAATCCAGCCCCGTCCAACCGGGCCGACTCCACCAGGGAATCCGGGATCTGATCATAGAAATTGCGGAATATCAGGGTGGTGATTGGAATACCGTACACCACATGGGCCAGAATCAGTCCGCTGAGGCTGCCGTAGATTCCGATACTCCGCAGCACCTGGAAGAGCGGAATCAGGATGATCTGGTAGGGTATAAACATTCCGAACAGGAAGAAAGTGAACAGGACCTCGCTGCCGCGAAAACGGTTTTTTGAAAAAACAAAGCCGTTTATCGAACCAACCAGCGCCGAAATTATAGTTCCGCTGACGGTTAACACCACGCTGTTCTTCAGGCTCGGCAGGAGCAGGTCCAGGGCGTCTGCAAAGCTTTTCCAGTAGGGACGGGACGGCGGAATCCAGGCGGTGGATAGACTTATTTCAGCCGGATTTTTCAGGGCTGTGATCATTGCCATGTAGATCGGGACCAAGAAGATGACCAGAACGATCAACAGCAGAACATAAATCATCGGACTTACTTTTCTCAGTGTTCTCTGTGACATGCCGTCTACCTCCTCGTCCTGTAGGATTGAATCAGATAGGGTATGATGAACAGAGCGGCCATCAGGAAGAGGATGACCGAGATCGCCGCACCGACGGCGAAGTTGTTCGCCCGGAAAGTTATCAGATACATGAGAACCGAAGGATGCCCGGTGCTGGCATTATCGGCTCCCGCCATGGAAAAGATCAGTGCGAACAGCTTGAGAGATATGTGGCTGAGGATGATGATCGCACTGAGGGTAATTGGCCGCATATTGGGAATGGCGATCTTAAAATAGTAGGTCAGATCATCTGCTCCGTCCATCTTGGCCGATTCATACATTCCGGCCGGCAGTCCCCGAAGGCCAGCCAGGTAGAGGGCCATTGCGTAACCGGAATACTGCCAGACCGCCGCTATAATTACCCCGATGGTTGCCAGGGAAAACCCGTGTATCTCCTCGTAGGGTAAAATCGGCGGCAGCACCCGGTGAATAACCAGGGCATACCCCAGCATCAATACGGCAGTCGTGCCGCCCCATAAGAGCCGCTTCCGCTTGCCGTTTTTCCACCCTGAGTAGGTAACAACGGCAAAGACCAGGAACAGGATGACTGCAATGATCTGCAGGACGTTCTGCCAGTTGAAGGTCCAGACCAGCTCCCGACTGGAAAGCCACAGGAACTTGCCCTTCTTCAACCCGAACCAGGTAGGAATGACGTTTACCCCGCCTTTAGGAGAAAATACCCACCTCCAGATGGTACCTGTAACAATGAAGGAGAGGGCCATCGGGAAGAGAAAGGTGGTCCGAAAAATGTTTTCTCCCCTGGGATTCTTGTCAAGAAGAATTGCCAGGAAAAGTCCCAGGGCCAGAGTACCCATCAGCAGAAACAGTGAATAGAAAATGGCGTTTACCAGGTCCTGTCGGAACCTCTCGTGGATAAACCCCGTAAAAAGCTCGCGGTAATTGTTCAGCCCCACGAAGTTTTTTACCGGATTCTCCCGCAATCCTGCTCCGCTGCCCCAGTCGGTTAGCGAGATATAGAATGAGTTTGCAATGAACCCGTAGACAAAAACCGCCAGGAGAATGATCGACGGCAACAGTACCAGGACTGCATACAGTGAATTTTTCTTTGAACCTACCATAACGCTACCTTTACCAAAGGAGCGGAACTCCCGCAGAGGAAATCCCGCTCCAGATGTAACTTTTTACCTGTTATTTACTGATGATGCCGTTCTGGATCGCAATAGCCTGAGCAGCGTTTGCTGCCTGATCGGGATTGCGGCTCTTGAGGAACATTTCCATAACAGTGGCAAAATCGTTCATGAAACCTTCATTAGCGGTTACCCCGTGGGCCAGGCTTCCGACGATCCGATTGCCTGCAAAATCTTCGGCAGCCGACTTGGAGTAATCATTGTATTTGCTGAGATCACTGTCTGTGCGTGCCGAGATGGAGCCTTTCAGTGGATTGAAGGTATCCTGTCCTTCCCTGGATCCGCAGGCTTTGAGCCACGCAAGGGCTGCAGCTTCGTTCTTGACGCCCTTCGGAAAACCGAAGCTGTCGGCCAGGAACATGAAGACGCCTTCGGTGCCGGGGGAAGCCACCCAGGCATAGCCCTCGTTCGGGGTGAGGCCGAGGGTTGTGCTCAT from Marispirochaeta sp. encodes the following:
- a CDS encoding AraC family transcriptional regulator, producing MTGEKVSQLSAGELFCYFPEQPLHYIADSADPWTFAWVGFTGKRAGEILRRSAAGTSPVIYSHPSPERMEGLFESLFWQQSSRKTGYDLISEGILLELLGELCTETRRFPAAEVSATSRYDDTGEGQTFYVEKMKQFIQSNYQNAITVQHVVDYIGIDRSYASRIFHRIENRTIQRYLIDLRMTRARQLLEEKSLSILNVARSVGYQDYATFERRFRQEAGFSPSAFPKA
- a CDS encoding extracellular solute-binding protein, with protein sequence MKKLTVGMLFLLLLSAFVWAGGQAAAPAEAADASGPVSIDFWTTETQSDRMATIQVLIDTFEALNPNISINLVAVDENDMPTQLNTAAAANTLPAMIECAAENAVAFGSEGLLNAEAITGVIQGIGKERFYSGTLRLNETAQKGMYYGVPYHGWVQGIWYRADWFEEAGLNPPSTWNDILKAAEYFYKPAENQYGILVGTKAEAYAEQCFTQIAMANGAQLFDADGRLIFNSPEMREAVEYYAKLAEYTPPGPQTWRARDYYLQGKMAMFFYSTYIMDDLAIETAARDSLTSQNFEDLAGKNFDPELVQNTRLASIIRNTQNSGYGTIVSFGIPDHGDQARIAAAQRFIQYLFTPNAYITWLHMAPGGMNPVLKAIPTNSRFQNDPKGIFQHYGKDKMAEIIQGLDSIETFSIVEGKRMAAASTIYSKQIIPQMLYKITQEGMDIDKAMEWAEAEMKKLM
- a CDS encoding Gfo/Idh/MocA family oxidoreductase, with translation MDKLRCAVIGAGSMGAAHALNAETSGLADITAVCSRSLKSAETLVSRLDKKIPVYTDYCRMLDQEKLDSLVVCLPPGAHRGEVEDAAQRRIHLFLEKPLALDLEKAQRMLHAAEKSGVVTQVDFQHRFHPVVQRLKALLETGEAGFPSLMQAGYYCNSLHTSWWGNIPPQTQGQSAGPQRMGTLWKRSKRKKTFTNRPLSIFLKRYGREKEQ
- a CDS encoding carbohydrate ABC transporter permease, which codes for MVSHKSIIRRTGFALLVLGIVFFSIFPFIQMLSISLKYPGDWGNPDLIPEKINLEAYKELLNIGQGAKNVPESVMNLLNETPDLTKAQRDVILQKYKSTGDVFPFLRYFANSFLLSFSAAFVTAIFAIFGAYSFSRLRFPGRSLIQRGVLFVYMFGGILLLIPLYKMFVSIGWISIPPGAFLSLLIIYIVQTLPVSLYMLGNYFRTIPFSIEEAAMIEGSSRFGTIWRIIIPLSIAAIATVFIYCFMIAWNEYLFASVFLKNFKDLYTLPMGLKALFNSKNAIWDRIMAASVLTATPVIILFISIQKNLAGGMTAGGVKE
- a CDS encoding carbohydrate ABC transporter permease — translated: MSQRTLRKVSPMIYVLLLIVLVIFLVPIYMAMITALKNPAEISLSTAWIPPSRPYWKSFADALDLLLPSLKNSVVLTVSGTIISALVGSINGFVFSKNRFRGSEVLFTFFLFGMFIPYQIILIPLFQVLRSIGIYGSLSGLILAHVVYGIPITTLIFRNFYDQIPDSLVESARLDGAGFFFLYGRLFLPLSVPGFVVVGIWQFTQIWNEFLWGVTLTNQDSQPVTVGLAQLAGGQAVSWNLPMAGSFLAALPVLLIFILLGQYFIRGLLAGSVKE
- a CDS encoding FMN-binding protein, with protein sequence MKKIIKIAAALGVLVIFAALFVSCGSKAASYEDGIYFAQQTEFPKSGWKYNVTLKVEDGKIAEVVWNGSNINAGPDKVSVSEAGNYPMVQNGGAQADWHVQAKAVEEYFKDNPSTEMPDSITGATIHYNEFYELAAEALEKGPVGYGPYKDGTYSASDGKFHNGWKYFVDLTVTSGYVVSAYWDAVAEDGGTNKVQRSMDGEYGMVANSNAASEWHEQAQAVEKAFLESQKTAAPDAVTGATITYGNFYSLAEKALTGAKR
- a CDS encoding FMN-binding protein gives rise to the protein MKIFRLMAIALVLIFVLGACSSEAGAEKEDTSAEAAAPAKGITLENAFYYTHVDGHKKETQIPAVVLFEYEQLKTVRYQVAYIACTCRGPEVNYWSVANVEINKSDLTIDHISYYEDSTEHYVAGMYGDSTESWDGTPVKELFDGFIQDNILGKSESYIDDYQPMHGNVDTYTGATVTPNNAMRMLQGLFEYHKEHYSND
- a CDS encoding zinc-binding dehydrogenase codes for the protein MQGLFREVAEEFPRRKLRNFFSRQYRSAALLLGASEALDPTAEDVGRRLKLLTRGRGVDAAVEVSGSSQALQEALRGIAFGGTVVCGAFPPPYPAGLDLGAEAHMNCPQILFSRATSDPNREQPRWDAMRIEEECLHLIEQGHVQGFSIIDRIVPFADLREEYKLTMKNPSRTVKLGVVFPVAGSEHGGG
- a CDS encoding sugar ABC transporter permease; the encoded protein is MVGSKKNSLYAVLVLLPSIILLAVFVYGFIANSFYISLTDWGSGAGLRENPVKNFVGLNNYRELFTGFIHERFRQDLVNAIFYSLFLLMGTLALGLFLAILLDKNPRGENIFRTTFLFPMALSFIVTGTIWRWVFSPKGGVNVIPTWFGLKKGKFLWLSSRELVWTFNWQNVLQIIAVILFLVFAVVTYSGWKNGKRKRLLWGGTTAVLMLGYALVIHRVLPPILPYEEIHGFSLATIGVIIAAVWQYSGYAMALYLAGLRGLPAGMYESAKMDGADDLTYYFKIAIPNMRPITLSAIIILSHISLKLFALIFSMAGADNASTGHPSVLMYLITFRANNFAVGAAISVILFLMAALFIIPYLIQSYRTRR
- a CDS encoding rhodanese-like domain-containing protein, with amino-acid sequence MMKKTAAILITLVLALSIVSCGKSGNAVGLAGNEEITMQNIDQYIDADARFIDLRNFADMFNGGYIAGFEVVPFFQYLEGRALVRNNGWEFSEADIVEKAMLENIFGSTEDAIVLMCGSGTRAGYVKDALESIGYTKVINAGGIRDYKGENKILGDGSYSGQMALPSEVTMENIDQYLYRDGAKYVDLRNVSDMYTGGYIDSFELVSFFEYLEGNALVRNNGWEFSEADVAEKVILENIFGDKDREVFLMCGSGTRAGYVKDALESIGYTSVFNVGGIRDYKGDHKVFGDESFSLSLK
- a CDS encoding sugar ABC transporter permease, which produces MNMQQMPATNRLDLRQREIVLGWSLVLPSVLIILALILYPIIYNIYLSFFDVAPLSANTYIGLENHKNVVLDPGFWNAMVLTIVYVLFTTLGTTLMGLFVALVMNKEFPLRGLVRSLILFPYVAPVISVVFAWQFIFDPVNGIFMDIAYERLGLFSSRFNLIGSPSTAVWVAIIFSIWKNFPFTYLMILSRLQAIDQNLYEAAEIDGASGWQKFRYITLPEVYFIMGAIVLLRMIWNFNKFEEIYLLTDNVRVLSVYTYFKAFVGTMELGQGASLAVIQFLLLLSFILFYVKRVLKW